CTCGACCTCCTTCACCTTTCATCCTTCGGCTGCGGAGTAGATGCTGTGACCATTGACCAGCTTGAAAATATAATGCGCACAAGAGGATGCAACTACTCCCTTGTCAAAATAGATGAAATTGCGAATCTCGGGGCAGCCCGTATCAGAGTACGTTCCATACTTGAGTTCGGACAAACAGAGGTTCAAGCGACTGCTATAAAGAAACCGCACAGAGAATCCACAGATCTGAAAAAACTTATTGTGCCATGGTTCTCAAAGCTCTATTCACCTCTGCTGCCACCTCTTTTTGAAGGACTTGGCATTGATGCTTCCGTGCTTCCGCCACAGGATCAGCGCTCTACCGATATTGGCCTTGAATTTGTACATAATGACATGTGCTATCCAGCCATTGTACTTATAGGGGATGTCTTGAAAGCTTTTGTGGAAAAAAGATACGCTCCTGAGACCACTGCCGTTTTGATGACACAAACAGGTGGACAGTGCCGGGCGACAAATTATGTTCCATTAGCTAAAAAAGCTTTAGCAGCTGCTGGTTTTCCAGGAGTAGATGTTCCCACCTTCGGCGTTGAGGATTTTGAGACAGCAGGATTTTCCGTTAACAAAATAGAGGCAGCCCAGGGACTTCTCAACGGCATTCTGGGAGGAGACATCCTTGCCTCACTCTACCTTTCCACTGCTGCCAGAGAAAAGATTCAAGGGAGTGCAAAAATCCTTCATGAGCGATTTTTAAATCGTCTTGGCATTTTGCTCAAGGAAAAGGGCTCGCTCTACGAGCTTATCCACCTCCTTAAAGATGCTGTCTACAACTTCAATGCATTGCCTGTAGCAGTGGAGCGTGTTCCCTCTATTGGTATCGTGGGAGAAATTTTTGTGAACTATAACGAATATGCTCAGGGCTATATTGTAGACAAGCTTATCGCCCAAAGAATAGAACCTGTGCTTCCACCGTTGTCTTCCTTCTTTTTTATGAAATTCCAGAGCAACGCATTTAATAGACGGTCTTATTTAAGCCAGCCAGACTTTTCCTCCGTGGTCAAAGAATTCTTTATCGAGCGGCTCACTGGTTATTACCAGAAAAAAGTAGAGGAGGTGCTTGAAGACTTTCGTTTTGGGTCGCCGCGACAACCTCTTCAGGCATTGGCTCGAAAAGTAACACACGTGGCAAGTCTCGCGAATCAGGCCGGTGAAGGATGGCTACTGCCGGCAGAAATCATTGACATGGCAGAAAAAGGAGTGAACCATATCCTTTGTCTACAGCCTTTCGGCTGCCTCGCTAACCACATTACAGGAAAGGGTATAGAAGGTGCCCTTCGCCATCTACACCCCGAACTTGACATGCTCTGCCTTGACCTCGACCCTGGGACAAGCCAGACAAACAATGACAACCGTCTGCAATTATTGGTCATGGCTGCACAAGAAGCCTTTAGAAAAACACGAAACGGAGAAAAACAGCTTGCTTAACTCATTTTTTTTTCAAATCAGATATGGTTTGTTTACATATTTGGCTGAACAGAATCATGTCAATGCTATAAGCTATGTATTGAAAACCTTCTTCAATGCGTCGAAGGGCTTCATCCACGGATGTAACGAAAATTCCCGCGGGTTTACCTGCCTCACGGGTAATGCGCAAGACTCTGGCCACAGTTTCCTTCATTAAGGGATGGTCTATCTGGCCAGGTATGCCCAGTGACTGGGAAAGGTCGTAGGGGCCGACAAAGATCAAATCAATTCCATCAAGACAAGCTATTTCATGAAGGCAATCAAGACACGCCACGTTCTCGCAGTGAGTTATAACCAGGGTCTCCTGATTAACTTCTTTCATGGCTTCGGTCAGTGGACGAAGACCATATCCCAGTGCCCGGGGAAGAGCCACGCCCCGGGTTCCTTCGGGGAAGTATTTCGACCATGCCGCGACCTTTTTAGCTCTTTCACAATCGTTCACCTGAGGAACGTGAATTCCCTGGGCCCCCACATCGAGAACCCGTAAGATATCTGTTTCTGCCCCTTGGGTGACTCGGACAATAGGGGTCATTCCCGAAAGCTCGGCAGTCCGTATCATATGCTGTATGGATTCCGGATTCATGGGACCATGTTCCGTATCGATAATGCAAAAGTCGAAACCGGAAAGTCCCATGATCTCCACGAGGTCTGGGCAATTAAGGCCGACAAAACTGCCAATAACGACCCCTCCCCGCTTTAGAACGTCTTTGACTCTGTTGTTCATAAAATCACCCTCCTTATGTAGAAAAGCCTGCTCTAAACACCATAAGGAGGCTGTCATCAGAAACAGCCCCCTTTCATTTCATTCGCCAATTTCAAAAGTATAACGTTTTTCATGTTGCAATCAAAGGGATCAATTTTCATTTTTTCGAATCACAAGTGCGTCTGCTGCTACGGCTCCTTCTCCTTCAGGCATTACAAAAACTGGGTTTATATCTAGTTCAAGCAATTTTTCCTCTGCACAAGCACGTTGGGAAACCTGACTTACAATTTTTGCCAAGGCGTAAACATCTCTATGGCGTTGTCCCCGCGACCCTGAAAGAAATCCAAATCCTTTCAGGTCTTGAATCATCCCCAATGCTTCTTCTTCATTCACAGGAGCGTGGCGCAGTGATATATCACCCAGCACTTCGACATAAATGCCGCCGAGCCCAACTGCGACAACAGGGCCAAATATGGGGTCTCGTTTCATTCCTACAATACATTCCATGCCGCCTTTAACCATCTCCTGAACAAGGTAACCCTGAATCTTTTCTTCTGAAACGTGCTTTTTCATGTTCTTTCGTATTTTTTTAAGGCTGTGGCGCAACTCTTCAAAGGATCGAATATCAAGATGTACCACTTCCGCTTCCGTTTTATGAAGAATCTCACCAGACATCCCTTTAAGGGCAATTGGGAAGCCGAGCTCTTCGGCTGCATCAAAGGCTTCTTCCATATCACGACAAAGATATTCCCGTGTTACAGGGACATCATATCGAGCCAAAAAACGTTTCGCATCGTACTCTGTCAACTGTGAGGGGAAAGAACTCAAAAGAGACGATTTCAGTTCGATCTTGTGAGAAGACAACTCCCTTCGCTGCCCCAATTCACAAGGGCCTTTAAAGCGCGGGGACACTGTCTAAAACTTTGAAAAACAGGAACCCCGGCGCCTTTTAGCTGTTCAATGAAATTCTTGCCAT
This region of Aminobacterium colombiense DSM 12261 genomic DNA includes:
- a CDS encoding HpcH/HpaI aldolase family protein encodes the protein MNNRVKDVLKRGGVVIGSFVGLNCPDLVEIMGLSGFDFCIIDTEHGPMNPESIQHMIRTAELSGMTPIVRVTQGAETDILRVLDVGAQGIHVPQVNDCERAKKVAAWSKYFPEGTRGVALPRALGYGLRPLTEAMKEVNQETLVITHCENVACLDCLHEIACLDGIDLIFVGPYDLSQSLGIPGQIDHPLMKETVARVLRITREAGKPAGIFVTSVDEALRRIEEGFQYIAYSIDMILFSQICKQTISDLKKK
- a CDS encoding acetate--CoA ligase family protein, coding for MSSHKIELKSSLLSSFPSQLTEYDAKRFLARYDVPVTREYLCRDMEEAFDAAEELGFPIALKGMSGEILHKTEAEVVHLDIRSFEELRHSLKKIRKNMKKHVSEEKIQGYLVQEMVKGGMECIVGMKRDPIFGPVVAVGLGGIYVEVLGDISLRHAPVNEEEALGMIQDLKGFGFLSGSRGQRHRDVYALAKIVSQVSQRACAEEKLLELDINPVFVMPEGEGAVAADALVIRKNEN